The following proteins are co-located in the Manihot esculenta cultivar AM560-2 chromosome 9, M.esculenta_v8, whole genome shotgun sequence genome:
- the LOC110622002 gene encoding glutathione S-transferase L3 isoform X1, translating to MALLDKSVPEQLPPVLDATAEQPPLFDGTTRLYTAYTCPFAQRVWITRNYKGLQDKIHLVPLNLQNRPSWYGEKVYSVNKVPALEHNGKIIGESLDLIKYIDSNFEGPSLLPDDPAKKELAEELFSYTDKFNTTVFTSFKGDVAKESGPAFDYLENALHKFDDGPFLLGQFSLVDIAYIPFVERFQIFLSEVFKYDTTAGRPKLAAWIEEMNKIGAYKQTKTDPKQLVEFYKKRILGQ from the exons ATGGC TTTATTAGATAAGAGCGTGCCAGAGCAATTGCCTCCAGTGTTGGATGCCACTGCAGAGCAACCTCCCCTCTTCGACGGAACCACAAG GCTGTACACCGCATACACATGTCCATTTGCACAGCGTGTGTGGATCACCAGGAACTATAAG GGATTACAAGACAAGATCCACCTTGTTCCTTTAAACCTTCAAAATAGGCCTTCTTGGTATGGGGAGAAAGTTTATTCTGTCAATAAG GTGCCAGCTTTGGAACACAATGGAAAAATCATTGGGGAGAGtcttgatttaattaaatacatTGATAGCAACTTTGAAGGGCCATCTCTTCTTCCTGAT GACCCTGCTAAAAAGGAGCTCGCTGAAGAGTTATTTTCCTATACCGATAAATTTAACACAACTGTGTTCACATCATTTAAGGGAGATGTAGCAAAAGAATCTG GTCCTGCTTTCGATTACTTGGAAAATGCTCTTCATAAATTTGATGATGGCCCATTCTTGCTTGGCCAATTCAGTTTG GTGGATATAGCCTATATACCATTTGTTGAAAGGTTCCAAATCTTCTTGTCGGAGGTATTCAAATATGATACCACTGCAGGCAGGCCTAAACTTGCAGCTTGGATTGAG GAGATGAACAAGATTGGGGCTTACAAGCAGACAAAAACAGATCCTAAACAGCTTGTTGAATTTTACAAGAAGCGAATTCTG GGTCAGTAA
- the LOC110623557 gene encoding probable serine/threonine-protein kinase PBL7: protein MGWIPCSGISRANNSKKKKKLMIINEKSLDQIKPTSENLEGNSVLSVKEASKHGGSNNTTARTFTFRELATAANNFRAECLLGEGGFGRVYKGHLESTNQVVAIKQLNRNGLQGNREFLVEVLMLSLLHHPNLVNLIGYCADGDQRLLVYEYMPLGSLEDHLHEISPGVKPLDWNTRMKIAAGAAKGLEYLHDKADPPVIYRDLKCSNILLGKGYHPKLSDFGLAKLGPVGDNTHVSTRIMGTYGYCAPEYAMTGQLTLKSDVYSFGVVLLEIITGRRAIDSSKATGEQNLVAWARPLFKDRQKFCQIADPMLRGQYPSRGLYQALAIAAMCVQEQPNMRPVITDVVTALTYLASQKYDPDVQTVQSPRWVPGTPRTKRTAKGQ from the exons ATGGGATGGATTCCCTGTTCCGGGATTTCAAGAGCCAAcaactcaaagaagaagaagaaattgatGATCATCAACGAGAAGTCACTTGATCAGATCAAACCCACTTCAG AGAACTTGGAGGGAAATTCCGTTTTAAGTGTTAAAGAGGCTTCTAAACATGGAGGGTCAAATAACACCACAGCACGGACATTTACATTCCGCGAATTGGCAACCGCAGCTAATAATTTTAGAGCAGAATGTTTATTGGGTGAGGGAGGTTTTGGAAGGGTCTACAAAGGGCATTTAGAAAGCACTAATCAG GTTGTAGCTATCAAACAGCTTAATCGTAATGGTCTGCAAGGGAACAGGgaatttctagttgaagttttgATGTTAAGTCTACTTCACCACCCTAACCTTGTTAATCTAATTGGTTATTGTGCTGATGGAGATCAAAGGCTTCTGGTTTATGAGTACATGCCTCTAGGATCTTTGGAAGACCATTTACATG AGATTTCACCAGGTGTGAAACCACTTGATTGGAACACAAGAATGAAAATAGCAGCAGGTGCAGCAAAGGGATTGGAGTATTTACATGATAAAGCTGATCCCCCAGTTATATACCGAGATTTAAAATGCTCCAACATTTTGCTTGGCAAGGGCTATCATCCTAAGCTATCTGATTTTGGCTTGGCTAAACTTGGACCTGTTGGAGATAATACCCACGTATCCACTAGGATCATGGGCACCTATGGATACTGTGCTCCAGAATATGCAATGACAGGTCAGCTGACCCTTAAATCAGATGTTTATAGCTTTGGGGTGGTTCTTCTAGAAATCATTACCGGCAGGAGGGCAATTGACAGTTCAAAAGCTACAGGGGAGCAGAATCTTGTAGCATGG GCAAGACCCTTGTTCAAAGACCGACAAAAGTTCTGCCAGATAGCTGATCCAATGCTTCGAGGTCAATATCCTTCAAGGGGTTTATACCAAGCTCTTGCTATTGCAGCAATGTGTGTTCAGGAGCAGCCTAATATGAGACCAGTTATAACTGATGTGGTCACAGCATTGACTTACCTTGCTTCACAGAAATATGACCCAGATGTACAGACGGTCCAATCTCCTCGCTGGGTCCCTGGGACTCCTAGAACAAAGAGGACAGCAAAAGGTCAGTAG
- the LOC110622002 gene encoding glutathione S-transferase L3 isoform X2, whose product MALLDKSVPEQLPPVLDATAEQPPLFDGTTRLYTAYTCPFAQRVWITRNYKGLQDKIHLVPLNLQNRPSWYGEKVYSVNKDPAKKELAEELFSYTDKFNTTVFTSFKGDVAKESGPAFDYLENALHKFDDGPFLLGQFSLVDIAYIPFVERFQIFLSEVFKYDTTAGRPKLAAWIEEMNKIGAYKQTKTDPKQLVEFYKKRILGQ is encoded by the exons ATGGC TTTATTAGATAAGAGCGTGCCAGAGCAATTGCCTCCAGTGTTGGATGCCACTGCAGAGCAACCTCCCCTCTTCGACGGAACCACAAG GCTGTACACCGCATACACATGTCCATTTGCACAGCGTGTGTGGATCACCAGGAACTATAAG GGATTACAAGACAAGATCCACCTTGTTCCTTTAAACCTTCAAAATAGGCCTTCTTGGTATGGGGAGAAAGTTTATTCTGTCAATAAG GACCCTGCTAAAAAGGAGCTCGCTGAAGAGTTATTTTCCTATACCGATAAATTTAACACAACTGTGTTCACATCATTTAAGGGAGATGTAGCAAAAGAATCTG GTCCTGCTTTCGATTACTTGGAAAATGCTCTTCATAAATTTGATGATGGCCCATTCTTGCTTGGCCAATTCAGTTTG GTGGATATAGCCTATATACCATTTGTTGAAAGGTTCCAAATCTTCTTGTCGGAGGTATTCAAATATGATACCACTGCAGGCAGGCCTAAACTTGCAGCTTGGATTGAG GAGATGAACAAGATTGGGGCTTACAAGCAGACAAAAACAGATCCTAAACAGCTTGTTGAATTTTACAAGAAGCGAATTCTG GGTCAGTAA